The Cucurbita pepo subsp. pepo cultivar mu-cu-16 chromosome LG05, ASM280686v2, whole genome shotgun sequence nucleotide sequence tgggtttataactGAAGAATACTCATGGAACGACCCCTGCGCAAGGATgaataggatagtggtatttattttcttagacttaggatagaataggatgttttaaacttgaacgcttatttattttatttcgagtcTTTTGTTGTATCGTTTTagaaacatgtaagtccatggctgtgttttaagttaaaggttatgttttatgaaatttaaatgtatttagtcttttgttgtgtcgttttagaaacatgtaagtccatggctgtgttttaagttaaaggttatgttttatgaaattaggctgtgttttaagttaaaggttatgttttatgaaatttaaatgtatttcgagtcttttgttgtgtcgttttagaaacatgtaagtccatggctgtgttttaagttaaaggttatgttttatgaaattaaaatgtatttcgagtcttttgttgtgtcgttttagaaacatgtaagtccatggctgtgttttaagttaaaggttatgttttatgaaatttaaatgtatttcgagtcttttgttgtgtcgttttagaaacatgtaagtccatggctgtgttttaagttaaaggttatgttttatgaaattaaaatgtatttcgagtcttttgttgtgtcgttttagaaacatgtaagtccatggctgtgttttaagttaaaggttatgttttatgaaatttaaatgtatttcgagtcttttgttgtgtcgttttagaaacatgtaagtccatggctgtgttttaagttaaaggttatgttttatgaaatttaaatgaattttgagtcttttgttgtgtcgttttagaaacatgtaagtccatggctgtgttttaagttaaaggttatgttttatgaaatttaaatgtatttcgagtcttttgttgtgtcgttttagaaacatgtaagtccatggctgtgttttaagttaaaggttatgttttatgaaatttaaatgaattttgccgcatttaatgtttatggtacgtatacagtagcaaccttaaattaagtaaaaaaatttgagtcgttacagttggtatatatttgtaaaaattttcatttattctcgTGATGCGAAAATTTCTTATATCAAAACTCTCCCCCACTTCTTCATTTCTAATGTGGATGGAGATTCTCCATTCAAGGCGTGTCCCGAAACTCTCTCCAccaatttaaaacataaacgACAATTGGTCGTTGTGGGTCTCGGTCTCGACTCCTTGagttaaatgaacatctctattAGTAACTTGAAATtaggagtaaaaaaaaaaaaactaaatttaatatacaaTCAAAGTTATGTATTTGATGAACTGAATCAGTTGTATAAACAGCTTTACAAATCAACcgaaaacataaatatcaacTAATAAATAGTAATAACTAATAAATCAAACACGACTTTTCACAATGGTACAATAGACAATAGTTTAGGgcatgattctgataccatgttagatgaacacgacttccacaatggtatgatattgtccactttgagtgtaagttctcatggctttactttagGGATTACATgattatagaattaaaaaaataattatagaattaaaaaaataaatataagtatACACAATTGTAGAGTAAAcaaatatatacatttatattaaaattaataaattcgAGTTAATTTGGTCCCCCAATTTAGTTTGAGAATATGAACGAACAgtataaagttttcatttatttgaatataatctgacctataaaaaatttatagccCGACTTAACTTATACGAGTTAAATTAGGTTGAGTTGATCGAGTTTCGTTGGTCACCGAATTTTTTAACCACTATTATTAGGGATGATTCACTAATGCATTGTATGCCCTTTCTATGTACGGGCTTAAATTTGTTCACATAAGcatatacaaaattttcatctacgagttaaacgaaaaaaaaattcaataacagtagttttgaaacaaactttaaatattaagggttaaaataaatcttttagAAGTCAGAGTAAATTTCTACCTATcaaattgatatgaaccacgaccaagaaAGTTTCATACCTCTAGGTCCAATTagaaggacgagagccaagaagctacaacaaacttTGTAtacttatattcaagctatggtgagctcatcaaaggaaattctagaagtcgttggagacctcccttatatgttgtgaaaagttgagcttcaagaaagagatgcaGCACCtctcattcaatttcaatgcactatttaattataatttaaatatttgtttgtgatATTTAAGTTAATTTGTAATATAGAAGTTAAGGTTATACTGTAACCAcataatttaccatatttcatCGTTAACGaaccattttaatatggaggtcataggtatttctcatttactagccaATTTAATTTGGAAGTTAGGTGtcacataggttaaggttgtAAAGGCGGTAtaaacccttttcttttatcaaagACATAAcgttttggattaaaaaagaatagaatatctTATGGAgggattcgaatcacgagtttagaaacaagttttttttacttttatcttGCTCATCAAGGTAAcccgttccatactttcccttgtatttatttcatatcGCAAATGCTCGTATCTAACCcaaatgattctacatgcaacctaaactacatagaattgcaaaaaacttagccattggctaaaggaaGTATAGatgcttcttttactgtattttccaagtccccttacaaatacaatatacatggctttatatagtctcaaaatggAACTAGCATTCCAGAgtggtaacattcatacttaatgaccataattaaccattgatgtaattgtaacctaaattaaataaaaagttataaaatacattaatgaaatacaataactctgaattactctaaattataatccacccatgaattgaaatatctttttgaTAGTTACAACAATATTTTACCTCGacccataaaatttttacctcgtctaaaattattttggtcTATTTACTCTCGACGTTGAGACGTTGATTCATTTTGACCCCGTAATTTTGGTATAATTTGATTTGGGTAGCATGTGGAACAATTTTTGTCCTAGatgcaaaattttaaaaaaacaagggataaaaaggaaaattaaggGGAAATATAGGGACCAATAAAGCAAAAGCTAAAAAATTACAGGGACCAAActgtgaattaaaaaattacaggGACCAAACTgtcaattaaagaaaatttccaCTTACTAGGTTTCTCTCCCTGATTTCACCATTTTCATGGCTTCTTCTTGAAAGACATTCGTCCACCAAggtatctctctctttcattctcttcatttcgtctttgatttttcaattttccgGTTGAATTCAAGGTCTGGTACCACCTTCGGAACGGCTGCGATCGGCGATAACAATAGGCGGCGGGGGCGAAATGAAACAGCCGCTAGTGGCTGCCGCATCGCACTGTTcgtcctttttcttcttttttgctGTTAATCCTCACATTGTATTTGTAATCTGCGTTAGAATCAACTCAGGGACATGACTCGAGTGCGGAATTGAATTGccaataaatttttgtttattacttTTACATTTTGGGGttgcttcttttgttcttaattgTTTAGGAGCTGATCgaattttttggttttcaGTCAATAGGGAAGTGTAAAATGTTCAATAAGTTATCGAAGCGTGGCTTTTGCACGGCAATATCATCACGGCCTTGGCTTTTTGTGGGCTTGGGCAATCCTGGAGAGAAGTTCAGAGGAACCAGGCACAATGTAATTActgcattttgattttgaaatgagAGATATTAGTTCGTTCATTCTTATTTTGGTACAGTACAGGTAGGGTTTGAGATGATTGATGTGTTTGCTGAGTCTGTTGGAATTCCAATGAACAGGATTCACTGCAAAGCTGTGTTTGGTGAAGGCATgttcacttttttatttacaggacttgttgtttttcttttgattgcATGAAGTTGAAGGATGTTTGTGTATTGATATGTCAGGTTTTGTTGGGGACATCCCTGTTTTTCTGGCAAAGCCTCAAACTTACATGAACTTGAGTGGTGAATCTGTATGTGATCGAGAAACTCCTTTTGGCTTCTGTCTTGTTATAATTTAGGTTCCATTTAGTCGTCGTTTTTTTATTGCTCGAGTTCACGAATTCATTCGAGTGAATTCATCTTTCAACACGATGACTtcgagggaaaaaaaatcttggTATTCGATTTAAGATCTACTATGAGCAGTTCTTGTGATGGTTATTGTAGCTAGTTCTTTACTGAGATTGGTTTGATGCCATAAGTATTGTGTTTTGTCGTCATATTGCAGGCAGGACCGCTCGCAGCATATTACAAGCTACCTCTAAACCGTGTGCTCGTGGTAAATCCTTATGTGAatttgaatcatttttttaattgcataGTTCTTAAATGATCAAAGGCATGGTATTATTTCAAGTATTTAACCTCTGCAGTTCCATGATGACATGAACTTGCCATGTGGGGTGCTTCGGCTTCGACATAATGGAGGGAACGACTCCCACAACGGGTATCATtgatctctctttttttttttttttttttttttttttttttttttttttttttttttttttttttttttttttttttttttttttatctaacccaaatgattctacatgcaacctaaactacatagaattgcaaaaaacttagccattggctaaaggaaGTATAGatgcttcttttactgtattttccaagtccccttacaaatacaatatacatggctttatatagtctcaaaatggAACTAGCATTCCAGAgtggtaacattcatacttaatgaccataattaaccattgatgtaattgtaacctaaattaaataaaaagttataaaatacattaatgaaatacaataactctgaattactctaaattataatccacccatgaattgaaatatctttttgaTAGTTACAACAATATTTTACCTCGacccataaaatttttacctcgtctaaaattattttggtcTATTTACTCTCGACGTTGAGACGTTGATTCATTTTGACCCCGTAATTTTGGTATAATTTGATTTGGGTAGCATGTGGAACAATTTTTGTCCTAGatgcaaaattttaaaaaaacaagggataaaaaggaaaattaaggGGAAATATAGGGACCAATAAAGCAAAAGCTAAAAAATTACAGGGACCAAActgtgaattaaaaaattacaggGACCAAACTgtcaattaaagaaaatttccaCTTACTAGGTTTCTCTCCCTGATTTCACCATTTTCATGGCTTCTTCTTGAAAGACATTCGTCCACCAAggtatctctctctttcattctcttcatttcgtctttgatttttcaattttccgGTTGAATTCAAGGTCTGGTACCACCTTCGGAACGGCTGCGATCGGCGATAACAATAGGCGGCGGGGGCGAAATGAAACAGCCGCTAGTGGCTGCCGCATCGCACTGTTcgtcctttttcttcttttttgctGTTAATCCTCACATTGTATTTGTAATCTGCGTTAGAATCAACTCAGGGACATGACTCGAGTGCGGAATTGAATTGccaataaatttttgtttattacttTTACATTTTGGGGttgcttcttttgttcttaattgTTTAGGAGCTGATCgaattttttggttttcaGTCAATAGGGAAGTGTAAAATGTTCAATAAGTTATCGAAGCGTGGCTTTTGCACGGCAATATCATCACGGCCTTGGCTTTTTGTGGGCTTGGGCAATCCTGGAGAGAAGTTCAGAGGAACCAGGCACAATGTAATTActgcattttgattttgaaatgagAGATATTAGTTCGTTCATTCTTATTTTGGTACAGTACAGGTAGGGTTTGAGATGATTGATGTGTTTGCTGAGTCTGTTGGAATTCCAATGAACAGGATTCACTGCAAAGCTGTGTTTGGTGAAGGCATgttcacttttttatttacaggacttgttgtttttcttttgattgcATGAAGTTGAAGGATGTTTGTGTATTGATATGTCAGGTTTTGTTGGGGACATCCCTGTTTTTCTGGCAAAGCCTCAAACTTACATGAACTTGAGTGGTGAATCTGTATGTGATCGAGAAACTCCTTTTGGCTTCTGTCTTGTTATAATTTAGGTTCCATTTAGTCGTCGTTTTTTTATTGCTCGAGTTCACGAATTCATTCGAGTGAATTCATCTTTCAACACGATGACTtcgagggaaaaaaaatcttggTATTCGATTTAAGATCTACTATGAGCAGTTCTTGTGATGGTTATTGTAGCTAGTTCTTTACTGAGATTGGTTTGATGCCATAAGTATTGTGTTTTGTCGTCATATTGCAGGCAGGACCGCTCGCAGCATATTACAAGCTACCTCTAAACCGTGTGCTCGTGGTAAATCCTTATGTGAatttgaatcatttttttaattgcataGTTCTTAAATGATCAAAGGCATGGTATTATTTCAAGTATTTAACCTCTGCAGTTCCATGATGACATGAACTTGCCATGTGGGGTGCTTCGGCTTCGACATAATGGAGGGAACGACTCCCACAACGGGTATCATtgatctctctttttttttttttttttttttttttttttNGTAGCCTATTTCCACTCTATAGCCACAAGCTAGGTTGCCTCGTGTTTTCACACCTCCTCTGTGACATTGACTTACATTTGACTGAATTCGATTGGTTGTTTTCATTTGAAAAGagaaagtgtgagatcccacatcgattggagagggcaacgaagcattccttataaaggtgtgaaaacctctccatgacagatgcgttttaaaaaggGAAAGCTGAAAGAGAACagtatttgctagtggtgggcttgggctgttacaaatggtatcaaagctagacaccgagcggtgtgccaacaaggacactggcccccaaggggagtggattgtgaaattccacatcggttcgagaggggaatgaaatattccttattagggtgtggaaacctctccttaacaaacgcgttttaaaaaccttgaggggaagcccagaaaggaaagccgaaaaaggacaatatctgctagtagggAGCTTAAACTGTTACAAAAAAGAGTCCCAATAAGAGTATGTAAGATGGTTTACTATATCAACATTTGATTTAGCGTCCAGCATGCTAGAGAGATGATGATAACTACATCCTATTTGGATTGCTTTTTTATGTTTGGTCATGTTAGTTAATCGTTCCATTATCCATACGCGCTTGATGAATCGAACAAAGCATTTGTGGGGTCAAAGGTACCATACATAAAGTCCTAATACAACTTTCAGAATGTTAGCTGCTGCCATGAAGTTTTATCAACGTGATTCCTCTAAACATCATGTTTAGCTTCAAGCTTAGcttgaattctttttttgtaaCGACATACTACTAATCGTTCATGCTTATTCTTTCTTTAGTAAAACCTTCACGACTTCTCGTCCATTCTATCGCCTTTTCTGGTACATCTTGAaatggatttttatttt carries:
- the LOC111794879 gene encoding peptidyl-tRNA hydrolase, mitochondrial-like, which translates into the protein MFNKLSKRGFCTAISSRPWLFVGLGNPGEKFRGTRHNVGFEMIDVFAESVGIPMNRIHCKAVFGEGFVGDIPVFLAKPQTYMNLSGESAGPLAAYYKLPLNRVLVFHDDMNLPCGVLRLRHNGGNDSHNGYH
- the LOC111794878 gene encoding peptidyl-tRNA hydrolase, mitochondrial-like isoform X1, yielding MFNKLSKRGFCTAISSRPWLFVGLGNPGEKFRGTRHNVGFEMIDVFAESVGIPMNRIHCKAVFGEGFVGDIPVFLAKPQTYMNLSGESAGPLAAYYKLPLNRVLVFHDDMNLPCGVLRLRHNGGNDSHNGLKSVIYHFRGNREFARFRIGIGRPPGQMDPKAFLLQKFNNTAQERIDTALQEGVGALKLLLSHGLSETARRFNHEQKYKHIRLQTMPT
- the LOC111794878 gene encoding peptidyl-tRNA hydrolase, mitochondrial-like isoform X2, translating into MIDVFAESVGIPMNRIHCKAVFGEGFVGDIPVFLAKPQTYMNLSGESAGPLAAYYKLPLNRVLVFHDDMNLPCGVLRLRHNGGNDSHNGLKSVIYHFRGNREFARFRIGIGRPPGQMDPKAFLLQKFNNTAQERIDTALQEGVGALKLLLSHGLSETARRFNHEQKYKHIRLQTMPT